The Riemerella anatipestifer region TTGCTATCAGGAAATTGCAAGGAAAATCGGAACAATTAAAATGAAAGAATATTTAGAAAAATTTGAGTATAAAAATATGATTTTTGACAGTTTAACGATTGACAATTTTTGGCTTGAAGGAAATTCAAAAATATCTCAAAAACAACAAATCGACTTTTTGAGGAAATTCTATTTTTCAAAATTTCCAATTTCTGATAGGACAATAAAGATTGTCAAAAATATTATGGAAATTGAGCGAACTGAAAATTACATTTTAAGCGGTAAGACTGGATTAAGTTCGATAGAAGAAAAATATAATGGTTGGTTTGTTGGTTATGTTGAAACAAAATCTAATGTTTATTTTTTTGCAACAAATGTAATTCCGACAGACGGATTGAATGTTGATGATTTTATTTCATCGAGAATTAATGTAACAAAAAATGCGTTAAAGCAAATGAATATAATGAAATGATAAATGCCACTAACATATGGTAGCCGATAATTGCCGGCTTTCGTGCCAACTTGATACTTTGGTGCTTTTAACGAACCGAAGTGCTAAATTGATACGAAAGTGCTGTAAATCCGGCAACTACGGCTACCATTTTTCGTTATGTGCCATTTTTGAATGACAATGCGAATAGATACAGACAAACAAATGAATTTACTTAGTGATAAGAACGTTGCAATAATTGGTGGTGGACCCGTTGGACTGACTATGGCAAAATTATTACAGCAAAACCGCGTGGACGTTACAGTTTACGAGAGAGACAAAGACCGAGATGCAAGGATTTTTGGTGGGACACTTGACCTGCACAGGGATTCGGGACAGGAAGCAATGAAAAGAGCGGGATTGTTACAAACTTATTATGACTTAGCTTTACCAATGGGTGTAAATATTGCTGATGAAAAGGGTAATATTTTAACCACAAAAAATGTAAAGCCCGAAAATCGGTTTGACAATCCTGAAATAAACAGAAATGACTTAAGAACTATCTTATTAAATAGCCTACAAAATGACACCGTCATTTGGGATAGAAAACTTGTTACGCTTGAACCTGATAAGGAGAAGTGGACACTAACTTTTGAAGATAAACCGAGTGAAACAGCAGATCTGGTTATTATTGCCAATGGTGGAATGTCTAAAGTAAGAAAATTTGTTACCGACACGGAAGTTGAAGAAACAGGTACTTTCAATATACAAGCCGATATTCATCAACCAGAGGTGAACTGCCCTGGATTTTTTCAGCTATGCAATGGAAACCGGCTAATGGCTGCTCATCAAGGTAATTTATTATTTGCGAATCCTAATAATAATGGTGCATTGCATTTTGGAATAAGTTTTAAAACACCTGATGAATGGAAAAGCAAGACTCTGGTAGATTTTCAAGACAGAAATAGTGTCGTTGATTTTCTCCTGAAAAAATTTTCCGATTGGGATGAACGCTACAAAGAACTGATTCGTGTGACATCATCTTTTGTAGGGTTAGCGACACGAATATTTCCCTTAGGTAAGTCTTGGAAAAGTAAGCGTCCATTACCCATAACGATGATTGGAGATGCTGCTCATTTGATGCCTCCTTTTGCAGGACAAGGCGTAAACAGCGGGTTGATGGATGCCTTGATATTGTCGGATAATCTGACCAATGGGAAATTTAACAGCATTGAAGAGGCTGTTAAAAATTATGAACAGCAAATGTTTATCTATGGCAAAGAAGCACAAGAAGAATCAACTCAAAACGAAATTGAAATGTTTAAACCCGACTTTACGTTTCAGCAATTGTTAAATGTATAAAATGGAATAAAACGGCACATAACAAACAAATTGGCAATAGAGCCAGTGAAGTACTTCTATTGAACTTTTGTGCAATGTTGAAGATTAGTAATTCTATTCAACATTTGTGCTAAAAGTCGGCTCCATCGCCAATTTGCCAGCCGTTAGCGGGCATTGTGAAAGATACCAGCATAACAGTTAAACATTGATAAATGAAAAAAAAACTACTTTGGATATTAATTTTAGGACTGATAATAATCAGTTGCAAACAAAGGAAAACAGAAATGAAAGAGAAAATAATTAAAACAAACGGCATTGAACTCTGTACGGAAAGTTTTGGAAATAAGAAAAATCCAGCAATCCTTTTGGTAGCAGGTGCAACCGTATCAATGCTGTATTGGGACACTGAATTTTGCCAACAATTATCTGAAAAAGGATTTTTTGTTATTCGTTACGACAACAGAGATGTA contains the following coding sequences:
- the blaOXA gene encoding class D beta-lactamase, yielding MKKIFILLNLILLVNLNGYCQTKSLKSNEIVKPEFRNILDSLKVKGAILIYDNDKNTFYSNDFDWAKNGKLPASTFKIPNSIIAVELGIIENDTTILKWNGEQRKMDIWEKDLSFKDAFRISCVPCYQEIARKIGTIKMKEYLEKFEYKNMIFDSLTIDNFWLEGNSKISQKQQIDFLRKFYFSKFPISDRTIKIVKNIMEIERTENYILSGKTGLSSIEEKYNGWFVGYVETKSNVYFFATNVIPTDGLNVDDFISSRINVTKNALKQMNIMK
- the tet(X) gene encoding tetracycline-inactivating monooxygenase Tet(X), with the protein product MTMRIDTDKQMNLLSDKNVAIIGGGPVGLTMAKLLQQNRVDVTVYERDKDRDARIFGGTLDLHRDSGQEAMKRAGLLQTYYDLALPMGVNIADEKGNILTTKNVKPENRFDNPEINRNDLRTILLNSLQNDTVIWDRKLVTLEPDKEKWTLTFEDKPSETADLVIIANGGMSKVRKFVTDTEVEETGTFNIQADIHQPEVNCPGFFQLCNGNRLMAAHQGNLLFANPNNNGALHFGISFKTPDEWKSKTLVDFQDRNSVVDFLLKKFSDWDERYKELIRVTSSFVGLATRIFPLGKSWKSKRPLPITMIGDAAHLMPPFAGQGVNSGLMDALILSDNLTNGKFNSIEEAVKNYEQQMFIYGKEAQEESTQNEIEMFKPDFTFQQLLNV